The Pasteurella multocida genome contains a region encoding:
- the aroB gene encoding 3-dehydroquinate synthase: MLCVNVELKERRYPIYIGSGLLSNEKCYPLKSGDKVMIVTNPTIAQHYLSQVTDTLVKKGCLVEHVFLSDGEQYKTLDSLNLIFTALLQGNHGRDTTIIALGGGVIGDVAGYAAASYQRGVRFIQIPTTLLAQVDSSVGGKTAVNHALGKNMIGAFYQPCTVIIDTLTLNSLPKREINAGLAEVIKYGAILDLPFFTWLEQNIDSLVARDPDNLQTCIARCCQIKADVVARDETEKGDRALLNLGHTFGHAIETHLGYGHWLHGEAVAVGMLMAAVLSEKLGNLTKTDVARLERLLARANLPTVSPDTMQPEDYLPHMLRDKKVLAGKLRLVLLASLGQAYVATDTDPALVLDAIRCCTQVN; encoded by the coding sequence ATGTTGTGTGTAAATGTTGAGTTAAAAGAGCGCCGTTATCCAATTTATATTGGTTCGGGATTACTTTCGAATGAAAAATGCTATCCTTTAAAATCTGGCGACAAAGTCATGATTGTGACGAACCCAACGATTGCACAACATTATCTTTCTCAAGTGACAGACACCTTGGTGAAAAAAGGCTGTTTGGTTGAACATGTATTCTTATCAGATGGTGAACAATATAAAACACTAGACTCGTTAAATCTTATTTTTACAGCACTGTTGCAAGGAAATCATGGCAGAGATACGACGATTATTGCTCTCGGTGGTGGTGTGATCGGCGATGTTGCAGGTTATGCGGCGGCGAGTTATCAACGAGGTGTGCGTTTTATTCAAATTCCAACGACCTTATTAGCGCAAGTTGATTCGTCCGTAGGGGGAAAAACCGCGGTCAATCATGCGCTTGGTAAAAATATGATCGGTGCGTTCTATCAACCTTGTACGGTGATCATCGATACATTAACCTTAAACAGTTTACCAAAACGAGAAATCAATGCAGGCTTAGCTGAAGTGATTAAGTATGGCGCGATTTTAGATCTGCCGTTCTTTACTTGGTTGGAACAAAATATTGATAGTCTAGTGGCACGAGATCCAGACAATTTACAAACCTGTATTGCACGCTGTTGTCAAATTAAGGCAGATGTTGTCGCGCGCGATGAAACGGAAAAAGGCGATCGCGCTTTATTAAATTTAGGGCATACATTTGGTCATGCGATTGAAACCCACTTAGGGTATGGGCATTGGTTACACGGTGAAGCAGTGGCGGTTGGGATGCTAATGGCTGCGGTACTTTCAGAAAAACTGGGGAATTTGACGAAGACTGATGTGGCACGTCTTGAAAGATTGCTAGCTCGAGCCAACTTACCGACAGTCTCACCAGATACTATGCAACCTGAAGATTATTTACCACATATGCTACGCGATAAAAAAGTGCTCGCTGGAAAATTGCGTCTCGTCTTATTAGCGTCTTTAGGTCAGGCTTATGTCGCAACAGATACTGATCCAGCGTTAGTGCTAGATGCTATTCGTTGTTGTACGCAGGTTAATTGA
- a CDS encoding Dam family site-specific DNA-(adenine-N6)-methyltransferase, translating to MPPRRKCPVKRPAIVGKKKAKLIPIKHRPFLKWAGGKFRLSDEINKLLPKTNQCLIEPFVGAGAVFLNTNFERYILADINPDLINLFNFVKNDVEHYINASKPLFFHPEANTSTFYYAKRTQFNLSKDPFERSVIFLYLNRFGFNGLCRYNSKNEFNVPFGTYKRHYFPENELRYFAEKAQNAEFICADFQQTFSLADEKSIIYCDPPYAPLIQDSNFTSYAGNEFSSLHQQMLAELARKTAEERQISVVISNHDTPFTRQIYQNAKIKALKVQRSISHQSARRIKVAELIAVFKGTPLAK from the coding sequence ATGCCACCTCGTCGAAAATGCCCGGTTAAGCGCCCCGCTATTGTTGGTAAGAAAAAAGCAAAATTAATCCCTATTAAACACCGCCCCTTTTTGAAGTGGGCAGGTGGTAAATTTCGCCTATCTGATGAAATCAATAAACTGTTGCCCAAAACGAATCAATGCTTAATTGAGCCCTTTGTTGGAGCGGGTGCGGTCTTTTTGAATACTAATTTTGAACGTTATATTTTGGCGGATATTAATCCAGACTTGATTAACTTGTTTAACTTTGTCAAAAACGACGTTGAGCATTATATTAATGCGAGCAAGCCACTTTTCTTCCACCCTGAAGCCAATACCAGTACGTTTTATTATGCAAAGCGTACACAGTTTAATCTTTCCAAAGATCCATTTGAACGATCAGTGATTTTTTTATACTTGAATCGTTTTGGTTTTAATGGACTTTGTCGCTACAATTCTAAAAATGAATTTAATGTGCCGTTTGGTACGTATAAAAGACATTACTTTCCAGAAAATGAGCTCCGTTATTTTGCGGAAAAAGCACAAAATGCAGAGTTTATTTGTGCGGATTTCCAACAAACCTTTTCTTTGGCTGATGAAAAATCGATTATTTATTGTGATCCACCTTATGCACCATTAATTCAGGACAGTAATTTTACCAGTTACGCTGGCAATGAATTCTCTTCACTGCACCAACAAATGCTTGCTGAGTTAGCTCGAAAAACAGCCGAAGAGCGCCAGATTTCGGTAGTAATTTCGAATCATGATACGCCGTTTACGCGACAGATTTACCAGAATGCTAAAATTAAAGCTCTGAAAGTACAGCGTTCAATTAGTCATCAATCAGCACGCCGGATTAAAGTGGCAGAATTAATTGCAGTATTCAAAGGGACACCTCTTGCTAAGTAA
- a CDS encoding DUF721 domain-containing protein: protein MRYEKPVNVIELLENSSLAKIMKKGLFLNALNLHLQQRIPQQYQGLYNVANLEQDTLYLDVANASVRQALLFEQKTILARIHQDYPEVKKIKFTITPNLFC from the coding sequence ATGCGATATGAAAAACCGGTTAACGTTATCGAGCTGTTAGAAAACTCCAGTTTAGCGAAGATCATGAAAAAAGGTCTGTTTTTAAATGCCTTAAATTTGCATTTACAACAACGTATTCCTCAACAATATCAAGGCTTGTATAACGTCGCGAATTTAGAACAGGATACGCTTTATTTAGATGTTGCCAATGCCAGTGTACGACAAGCTTTATTGTTTGAACAAAAAACGATATTAGCACGCATTCATCAAGACTATCCTGAAGTGAAAAAAATAAAATTCACTATCACGCCTAATCTCTTTTGTTAA
- the secM gene encoding secA translation cis-regulator SecM: MVLTKGKHNFWSRLLLSMIAIFALPQSQELSTPTGLPHENHRSSQLIQQQISHTIAIAQHVQQQSYHLIVPPQNKPYVRQNQAFFASILTYSLPPIRAGPISV; this comes from the coding sequence ATGGTTCTAACGAAAGGTAAGCATAATTTTTGGTCGCGATTACTCTTGAGTATGATTGCGATTTTTGCATTACCGCAGTCACAAGAATTGAGCACACCAACAGGCTTACCTCATGAGAATCATCGTTCATCTCAGCTGATTCAACAGCAGATTTCACATACGATTGCGATTGCGCAACATGTTCAACAACAGTCATATCATCTGATTGTTCCACCTCAAAATAAGCCTTATGTGAGGCAAAATCAGGCATTTTTTGCGTCAATCCTTACTTATTCACTGCCACCTATTCGTGCGGGTCCGATTAGCGTCTAA
- the secA gene encoding preprotein translocase subunit SecA, with product MFRSILTKIFGSRNDRILRRLNKIVIKINQLEPEFEALSDDDLKAKTDAFKARLAQGETLEQLLPEAFATVREASKRVLGMRHFDVQLLGGMVLTNRCIAEMRTGEGKTLTATLPCYLNALTGKGVHVVTVNDYLARRDAETNRPLFEFLGMTVGVNVPGLSPEQKREAYAADVTYATNSELGFDYLRDNLAHTAQERFQRYLHYALVDEVDSILIDEARTPLIISGQAEDSSELYMTVDKLIPNLIKQDKEDSEEYQGEGDFTLDLKTKQAHLTERGQEKVEQWLTEQGLMSAEESLYSPSKISLLHHVYAALRAHTLFERDVDYIVKDGEIVIVDEHTGRTMAGRRWSDGLHQAIEAKEGVRIQSENQTVASITYQNYFRLYEKLAGMTGTADTEAFEFQQIYGLETIVVPTNRPMIRDDRTDVMFENEEYKFNAIIEDIKDCVARNQPVLVGTISIEKSELLSHALKKAGIKHNVLNAKFHAQEAEIVANAGYPGTVTIATNMAGRGTDIVLGGNWKAEIAKLDNPTESQIEAIHTAWKARHEIVKAAGGLHIIGTERHESRRIDNQLRGRSGRQGDPGSSRFYLSLDDALMRIYLNEGKLNLMRKAFSTAGEAMESKMLTKVIASAQAKVEAHNFDGRKNLLEFDDVANDQRHAIYAQRNTLLDNEDISDTIDVIRADVFNQVIDQYIPPQSLEEMWDVPALEQRLKHDFALDLPLEKWLEEDNHFDEDALRQRVLDAAIEEYKQKESIVGEQTMRSFEKGVMLQTLDELWKEHLSAMDHLRRGIHLRGYAQKDPKQEYKKECFQMFTDMLDALKLSVVTTLSRVQVRTQEEVEQAERQRQEMAKRETASMQYNADEDSGEESTRRVGRNEPCPCGSGKKYKHCHGSKAKY from the coding sequence ATGTTTAGAAGTATTCTCACCAAAATTTTTGGCAGCCGTAATGATCGGATTTTACGTCGATTGAATAAAATTGTTATTAAGATTAATCAGTTAGAGCCTGAGTTTGAAGCCTTAAGCGATGATGATTTAAAAGCGAAGACTGATGCCTTTAAAGCACGTTTAGCACAGGGCGAAACATTAGAGCAACTTTTACCTGAAGCATTTGCCACAGTGCGTGAAGCAAGCAAACGTGTATTAGGCATGCGTCATTTTGATGTGCAATTGTTGGGGGGAATGGTACTGACTAACCGTTGTATTGCGGAGATGCGTACAGGGGAAGGGAAAACATTAACCGCGACCTTACCTTGCTATTTAAATGCGCTAACGGGGAAAGGTGTGCATGTTGTGACGGTGAATGACTATTTAGCTCGTCGAGATGCGGAAACGAATCGCCCACTTTTTGAATTTTTAGGTATGACGGTGGGCGTGAATGTTCCTGGTTTATCACCAGAGCAAAAACGTGAAGCTTATGCGGCAGATGTAACATATGCAACTAATAGTGAATTAGGTTTTGATTATTTACGTGATAATTTAGCCCATACTGCACAAGAACGTTTTCAACGTTATTTACATTATGCGTTAGTGGATGAGGTGGATTCTATTTTAATTGATGAAGCCAGAACGCCGTTGATTATTTCAGGGCAAGCTGAAGACAGCTCAGAATTGTATATGACGGTTGATAAATTGATTCCGAATTTAATCAAACAAGATAAAGAAGACTCAGAAGAATATCAAGGTGAAGGAGACTTCACTTTAGACTTAAAAACCAAGCAAGCGCATTTAACTGAGCGAGGTCAAGAGAAAGTCGAACAATGGCTGACTGAACAAGGGTTAATGAGTGCGGAGGAATCTTTGTATTCGCCGTCAAAAATTTCCTTGTTGCATCATGTGTACGCGGCATTACGTGCCCATACTTTATTTGAGCGTGATGTGGATTACATCGTGAAAGACGGTGAAATCGTGATTGTTGACGAGCACACTGGTCGTACTATGGCGGGTCGTCGTTGGTCAGACGGCTTACACCAAGCGATTGAAGCCAAAGAAGGTGTGCGCATTCAAAGCGAGAACCAGACTGTTGCCTCAATCACCTACCAAAACTATTTCCGCTTGTATGAAAAACTAGCAGGGATGACCGGTACTGCGGACACTGAAGCCTTTGAGTTCCAACAAATTTATGGGTTAGAAACTATTGTCGTGCCAACCAATCGTCCGATGATTCGTGATGATCGTACTGACGTCATGTTCGAGAATGAAGAGTATAAATTTAATGCGATTATTGAGGACATCAAAGATTGTGTGGCACGTAATCAACCGGTGTTAGTCGGGACAATCTCCATTGAAAAATCAGAATTACTCTCTCATGCATTGAAAAAAGCCGGCATTAAACACAATGTGCTAAATGCGAAATTCCACGCACAGGAAGCCGAAATCGTGGCAAACGCCGGGTATCCAGGTACGGTGACGATTGCCACCAATATGGCAGGTCGTGGTACAGATATTGTACTAGGTGGTAACTGGAAAGCCGAAATTGCGAAGTTGGACAATCCGACAGAATCACAAATTGAGGCAATTCATACTGCTTGGAAAGCGCGTCATGAGATCGTGAAAGCCGCGGGGGGATTGCATATTATTGGAACGGAACGTCATGAGTCACGTCGTATTGATAATCAGTTGCGCGGTCGTTCTGGTCGTCAAGGTGACCCAGGATCTTCACGTTTCTATTTATCGTTAGATGACGCGCTGATGCGTATTTATCTAAATGAAGGTAAGTTAAACTTAATGCGCAAGGCCTTTAGCACTGCAGGCGAAGCGATGGAGTCAAAAATGTTGACCAAAGTGATTGCCTCCGCACAAGCTAAAGTGGAAGCGCATAACTTTGATGGTCGTAAAAACTTACTTGAGTTTGATGATGTTGCTAATGACCAACGTCATGCTATTTATGCACAACGTAATACGTTGTTAGATAATGAGGATATTTCTGACACGATTGATGTGATTCGCGCGGATGTCTTTAATCAAGTGATTGATCAATATATTCCACCACAATCTTTAGAAGAAATGTGGGATGTACCTGCACTAGAGCAACGTTTGAAACATGACTTTGCCTTAGATTTACCGCTTGAAAAATGGTTAGAAGAAGATAATCATTTTGATGAAGATGCATTACGTCAGCGTGTATTAGATGCAGCGATTGAGGAATACAAGCAAAAAGAAAGCATTGTGGGTGAACAAACCATGCGTAGCTTTGAAAAAGGCGTGATGTTACAAACTCTTGATGAATTGTGGAAAGAACATTTATCAGCAATGGATCATTTACGTCGTGGTATCCATTTGCGTGGTTATGCACAAAAAGATCCAAAACAGGAATACAAAAAAGAATGTTTCCAAATGTTTACGGATATGCTTGATGCCTTGAAGTTGAGTGTTGTGACGACGTTAAGTCGTGTACAAGTACGTACACAAGAAGAAGTTGAACAAGCGGAGCGTCAGCGTCAAGAGATGGCAAAACGCGAAACGGCCAGTATGCAATATAATGCAGATGAAGACAGTGGCGAAGAGAGCACACGTCGTGTGGGACGAAATGAGCCATGTCCTTGTGGGTCTGGCAAGAAATATAAACATTGCCATGGCAGTAAAGCTAAATATTAA
- the mutT gene encoding 8-oxo-dGTP diphosphatase MutT translates to MTKPLVHVAAGIIRNEFGQIYVTQRLEGQDFAQALEFPGGKVDDGESPEQALRRELEEEIGIHILNATLYERFQFEYPTKMISFYFYLVDEWVGEPFGREGQAGFWVAQNELDAGQFPPANVKLIQRLLAENR, encoded by the coding sequence ATGACAAAACCTTTAGTTCACGTTGCAGCAGGCATTATTCGTAATGAGTTTGGTCAGATTTATGTTACGCAGCGTTTAGAAGGGCAAGATTTTGCCCAAGCATTGGAGTTTCCCGGTGGAAAAGTGGACGATGGCGAAAGTCCGGAACAAGCGTTAAGACGTGAGTTAGAAGAGGAAATTGGCATACATATTTTAAATGCGACACTTTATGAGCGTTTTCAGTTTGAATATCCAACTAAAATGATTTCTTTTTATTTCTATCTCGTTGATGAATGGGTTGGTGAACCTTTTGGTCGTGAAGGACAAGCTGGATTTTGGGTCGCACAAAACGAACTGGATGCCGGGCAATTTCCACCTGCGAATGTAAAATTAATCCAACGGTTACTGGCCGAGAATCGTTAG
- a CDS encoding DUF5339 domain-containing protein has translation MKKLVAIMTFSAFSVTVSAAELAPACEKYFADYETFLKNVPAEQATMIKQQYDSAKQQFLALPKDMQEQTCNQAAEQLKQMQSMMGKK, from the coding sequence ATGAAAAAATTAGTTGCAATCATGACCTTCTCTGCGTTTTCTGTGACAGTTTCCGCAGCAGAACTTGCACCAGCTTGTGAAAAATATTTCGCTGATTACGAGACTTTTCTTAAAAATGTCCCTGCAGAACAAGCGACTATGATCAAACAACAGTATGACAGCGCCAAACAACAGTTCTTAGCCTTACCGAAAGACATGCAAGAACAAACCTGTAATCAGGCTGCTGAGCAATTGAAACAAATGCAAAGCATGATGGGTAAAAAATAA
- the holA gene encoding DNA polymerase III subunit delta: protein MQRIFTEQLGSALQNKLAKLYYFVGQDPLLLSENQDRINQYAFKQGFDEKNVITIDQNTNWSDLFERCQSIGLFFNKQILFLNLPENLSASLQTRLQELISLLNDDILLILQLPKLNKATEKQTWFIQANQYEPEAVLVHCQTPTIEQLPRWIALRAKSMGLQIEEQAIQLLCYSHENNLLALKQSLQLLALLYPDNKISYARVQSTIAQTSVFTPFQWVDALLEGKSKRAQRILEGLKAEEMEPIILLRTLQRDLLTLLGLAKPSHPVTLATPLPAHQLREQFDQLKVWQNRRPFFTQAFKRLNYKQLYLIIQALAEIERLAKHTFSQDIWDRLAELSAFICLPDDPNHLLSLPTFSR from the coding sequence ATGCAACGGATTTTCACAGAACAATTAGGATCTGCTCTACAAAACAAACTAGCCAAGCTCTATTATTTCGTAGGGCAAGATCCGTTACTGTTAAGTGAAAATCAAGATCGCATAAATCAATATGCATTCAAGCAAGGTTTTGACGAAAAAAATGTCATCACAATTGATCAGAATACTAATTGGTCTGATCTCTTTGAACGCTGCCAATCCATTGGCTTGTTTTTCAATAAACAGATTTTGTTTCTTAATTTACCTGAAAACCTCAGTGCAAGTTTACAAACTCGTTTACAAGAACTGATCTCACTCCTCAACGATGACATCCTGTTAATACTACAATTGCCTAAACTGAACAAAGCGACTGAAAAACAAACATGGTTTATCCAAGCTAATCAGTATGAACCGGAAGCCGTACTCGTGCATTGCCAAACCCCAACCATTGAGCAATTGCCTCGTTGGATCGCGTTGCGTGCGAAAAGTATGGGACTACAGATTGAAGAGCAAGCAATCCAACTTCTTTGTTATAGCCATGAAAATAACTTATTAGCCTTAAAACAAAGTTTGCAGCTCCTTGCTTTACTCTATCCTGACAACAAAATCAGTTATGCACGAGTACAATCCACTATTGCTCAGACCTCAGTGTTCACACCATTTCAATGGGTCGATGCGCTGTTAGAAGGTAAAAGTAAACGCGCCCAACGTATTTTAGAAGGGTTAAAAGCAGAGGAAATGGAGCCCATTATTTTATTGCGGACGTTACAACGAGATTTGCTCACCTTATTAGGATTGGCGAAGCCATCACATCCTGTCACCCTTGCCACGCCCCTCCCTGCTCATCAACTGCGTGAACAATTTGATCAATTAAAAGTGTGGCAAAATCGACGCCCTTTCTTTACTCAAGCCTTTAAACGCTTGAATTACAAACAGCTTTATTTGATTATTCAAGCGCTAGCAGAGATCGAACGTTTAGCGAAACACACATTTAGCCAAGATATTTGGGATCGTTTAGCCGAACTTTCTGCTTTCATTTGTTTACCAGATGATCCCAATCACCTACTATCTCTACCAACTTTCTCTCGTTGA
- the lptE gene encoding LPS assembly lipoprotein LptE, with protein sequence MLKQLKTILLTAVFTFLTACGFQFQNGGLIPSALQTLTLESSDPYSEMTLTLRKELQLNNIHLVEGQANIPVLRLNKITMHDQVASIFKQGREAEKMLILEVEAMVKLPNQAAFPISTKVNRTFFDNSRAALAKSAEKEVIWHDMREQAARQLINKVVALQHQVQTK encoded by the coding sequence ATGTTGAAACAACTCAAAACAATTTTGCTCACAGCAGTTTTTACTTTCCTGACAGCATGTGGCTTTCAATTTCAAAATGGCGGACTCATTCCGTCTGCGTTGCAAACCCTTACGCTTGAAAGTAGCGATCCTTACAGTGAAATGACGTTGACCTTAAGAAAAGAGCTACAGCTCAATAATATTCATTTGGTCGAGGGACAAGCAAATATTCCCGTATTACGTTTAAATAAAATCACTATGCATGATCAAGTTGCGTCAATTTTCAAACAAGGTCGTGAAGCAGAAAAAATGCTGATTTTAGAAGTAGAGGCAATGGTAAAATTGCCTAATCAAGCTGCGTTCCCGATTTCAACTAAAGTGAATCGCACGTTCTTCGATAACTCGCGCGCAGCCTTAGCAAAATCTGCCGAAAAAGAAGTGATTTGGCATGATATGCGCGAGCAAGCTGCACGTCAGTTAATTAATAAAGTGGTTGCTCTTCAACATCAAGTTCAGACAAAATAA